One genomic window of Bacteroidota bacterium includes the following:
- a CDS encoding PKD domain-containing protein has product MKKFYFSLAIAFCFCSARLFSQCGFNSNPTNGCAPLTVTFTPTGSCPSAYELRWHFGDNSPVLIDTLPPYVTHIYTYASWFNPWVEAYDNTGNYLGFSYGSSINVNGVGFNAPDSICLGDQVQFCPSGSMNSTNWDFGDATTSTQYCENHGYSSPGTYTITLSGNSQQCGNGSYSKAIVAANNVSMNLNAWTNAQNNSACPNQPVGFNTNGNYLSYNWDFGDGATSTQAQPQHTYTAVGTYTVSCMATNHCNKSGTSTFTMNVSTTYIFPNYIQLQPQPQVICPNSQVNFNINGANGYPSYEWNFGDASPLQTTTQNYTNHTYNAAVGTYTASCRITSYCGNDSTIFATVTISTTAPFGNQINIGNNSPICPNGIGGFQAPGGYISYEWDFGDGSPLETTTNNNNNHTYGSTITTYTVACTITNGCGNDTTIYSQMQVMNGVGFPSGNWFSLNVNNPYCVGDKASLQAPNGYTSYQWDFGDGNTAFTSKESATHSYTAIGTYTVSVLITNACGNTTTLYATAVVDNAGSFPNWLNIKTTPSSGSCPNDIVNFSLDNNSQYASYLWKFGDGDTALTVGSDIQHTYTATGTYSVSLTITNGCGTSTTLYTTVAVTTSSPISSALSLQGIQNPACAGDVITFIPKYGGSSYTYYWDFGDGGKDTTLGAGTKHTYASIGNYTATATAKNGCGITKTVAMTETISTTASPVLISSGNNSTFGVPGGEHGGTSGCAGDVIIFYFMGEEPNNLWNFGDGNTGTAVDHMLVFGGDGNTYPVTIIKHAYATNGTYTVSLTLTNKCNKSTTGSFVINIGGNLLVSGDMTTSPPPFTTCSPIDFIAFGGKNYTWDFGDGSNQLSTTSPTVSHSFAQLGVYVVSVVVTNGCGNSATYTKSINVTGASGPAVTLNSSSTPTCNGGMDGMADVSVSGGQAPYNYLWDNGQTTSAANGLSAGLYNVVVTDNIGCSSTFAVNISNPASIALAVSSTNAGCGLQTGTASVSVSSGGTPPFSYMWASGQTSSTATGLGWGSYSVTVTDNNGCTSSTIASVSEASGASVSVSTLTNVTCYGGSNGAIAINATGGNPPFTYAWSNGATTQNISALAAGSYSVMVIDMNGCKGTLNTVVNQAPDVVATTSVIAQPNCGSANGSVTVIPSGGNGGPYSYLWTNAGNKTTQTITGLFAKTYTVIVTDAAGCTKKGTAVLNNANAPSSSPVVTPVSCNNMCDGQIALNITGGTSPYSYAWSFATTDEDQVSNLCNGTYLCTVLDAAGCQITRIFTLNNPAILSSTLSSSAATCSSNGTATASISGGTTPYTYSWSNGATTANITGLAGGNY; this is encoded by the coding sequence ATGAAGAAATTTTACTTCTCCCTCGCCATCGCATTTTGTTTTTGTTCCGCACGCCTGTTTTCGCAGTGCGGATTTAATTCCAACCCAACAAACGGCTGCGCTCCGCTCACCGTAACATTTACTCCTACGGGAAGCTGCCCCAGTGCCTACGAGTTGCGCTGGCATTTTGGTGATAACAGCCCCGTGCTGATAGACACGCTTCCTCCTTATGTAACGCATATTTATACGTATGCAAGTTGGTTTAATCCGTGGGTGGAAGCATACGATAATACAGGAAATTACCTCGGCTTCAGTTATGGAAGTTCTATCAATGTGAACGGAGTGGGTTTTAACGCTCCCGATTCTATTTGCCTTGGCGACCAGGTTCAGTTTTGTCCCAGTGGTTCAATGAACAGCACGAACTGGGATTTTGGCGATGCAACCACTTCCACGCAATACTGCGAAAATCACGGATACTCTTCGCCCGGCACATATACGATTACCTTAAGCGGAAATTCCCAGCAATGCGGAAACGGAAGTTACAGCAAAGCCATTGTGGCGGCAAACAATGTGAGCATGAACCTGAATGCATGGACGAATGCTCAGAACAATTCCGCCTGCCCCAATCAGCCGGTAGGTTTTAATACCAATGGAAATTACCTGAGTTATAACTGGGATTTTGGAGACGGTGCAACCAGCACGCAGGCGCAGCCGCAGCATACCTACACTGCGGTGGGCACTTACACGGTTTCCTGCATGGCAACCAATCACTGCAATAAATCGGGAACGTCTACTTTTACAATGAATGTTTCTACTACTTATATTTTTCCTAATTATATTCAGTTGCAGCCGCAACCGCAAGTTATCTGCCCGAACTCGCAGGTGAATTTTAACATTAACGGTGCAAACGGCTACCCCTCGTATGAATGGAACTTTGGAGATGCTTCTCCTTTGCAAACCACCACGCAGAATTATACCAACCATACGTATAATGCTGCCGTAGGCACGTACACCGCTTCGTGCAGAATTACCAGTTACTGCGGAAACGACAGCACCATTTTCGCAACCGTTACCATCAGTACCACGGCTCCCTTCGGAAATCAGATTAACATAGGAAATAATTCTCCTATATGCCCCAACGGCATTGGCGGCTTTCAGGCGCCTGGCGGTTATATAAGTTATGAATGGGATTTTGGCGATGGCTCTCCACTGGAAACAACCACCAACAATAATAATAACCATACCTACGGAAGCACAATTACTACCTACACAGTTGCCTGCACCATTACTAACGGATGCGGAAACGACACTACCATTTATTCGCAGATGCAGGTAATGAACGGTGTTGGGTTTCCCAGCGGCAATTGGTTTTCATTGAATGTAAATAATCCGTATTGCGTGGGCGACAAAGCATCCCTGCAGGCGCCTAACGGCTATACCAGTTATCAATGGGATTTTGGTGATGGAAACACCGCATTCACTTCCAAAGAAAGCGCCACCCATTCCTATACAGCCATTGGAACGTATACGGTTTCGGTTTTGATTACAAATGCCTGCGGAAACACTACCACTCTTTATGCCACAGCGGTGGTTGACAATGCAGGTTCATTTCCCAACTGGCTTAATATAAAAACAACTCCCTCTTCCGGTTCCTGCCCGAATGATATTGTGAATTTCAGTTTGGATAACAACAGCCAGTATGCTTCTTACCTTTGGAAATTCGGAGACGGAGATACTGCTCTTACTGTCGGAAGCGACATTCAGCATACCTATACCGCCACAGGAACTTATAGTGTTTCGCTCACCATTACCAACGGATGCGGCACAAGCACTACGCTTTATACCACAGTTGCCGTAACAACCAGCAGCCCGATAAGCAGTGCGCTTTCCCTGCAAGGAATTCAAAACCCCGCCTGTGCCGGTGATGTGATAACTTTTATTCCTAAATATGGCGGCTCAAGTTATACCTACTACTGGGATTTTGGTGACGGAGGAAAGGATACTACCCTTGGAGCAGGAACAAAACATACGTATGCTTCCATAGGAAATTATACGGCAACTGCTACTGCAAAAAACGGCTGCGGCATAACGAAAACCGTTGCCATGACGGAAACAATTTCCACTACTGCTTCTCCGGTTCTTATTTCTTCAGGCAATAATTCAACCTTTGGTGTTCCCGGTGGAGAGCATGGAGGAACTTCCGGCTGTGCAGGCGATGTAATTATTTTTTACTTTATGGGTGAAGAACCGAACAACCTCTGGAATTTCGGTGACGGAAATACCGGCACTGCAGTTGACCACATGCTTGTATTTGGCGGAGACGGCAACACCTACCCGGTTACCATCATCAAACATGCCTATGCAACGAATGGAACCTATACCGTTTCTCTTACGCTCACGAATAAATGCAACAAGAGCACAACAGGAAGTTTTGTAATTAATATAGGAGGAAACCTGCTTGTGAGCGGAGACATGACCACATCGCCTCCGCCTTTCACCACTTGTTCACCCATTGATTTTATTGCTTTCGGAGGAAAAAATTATACCTGGGATTTTGGTGATGGAAGCAATCAGTTAAGCACAACCTCTCCCACTGTTTCGCACTCCTTTGCTCAATTGGGTGTGTACGTTGTGAGTGTTGTGGTGACGAATGGATGCGGTAATAGTGCAACCTATACCAAGTCCATTAATGTTACGGGAGCAAGCGGTCCTGCTGTAACATTAAATTCATCTTCAACTCCTACTTGTAATGGAGGAATGGATGGCATGGCAGATGTTTCTGTTTCGGGCGGTCAGGCGCCTTATAATTATTTATGGGATAACGGGCAAACTACTTCTGCAGCGAATGGATTATCTGCGGGATTATACAATGTGGTTGTTACCGATAATATAGGATGCTCTTCCACTTTTGCAGTTAACATCAGCAATCCTGCTTCTATTGCGCTTGCTGTTTCTTCTACTAATGCCGGATGCGGGCTGCAAACGGGCACAGCATCGGTTTCTGTTTCAAGCGGTGGAACTCCGCCTTTCTCTTATATGTGGGCAAGCGGACAAACTTCTTCCACAGCAACCGGATTGGGATGGGGTTCCTATTCTGTAACTGTTACAGATAACAACGGCTGCACTTCATCAACTATTGCAAGCGTGAGCGAAGCATCGGGTGCATCAGTTTCTGTCAGCACATTAACCAATGTAACTTGTTATGGCGGCTCGAACGGTGCCATTGCTATTAATGCCACCGGTGGAAATCCTCCTTTCACGTATGCTTGGTCGAACGGAGCCACCACGCAAAATATTTCAGCGCTTGCTGCCGGAAGTTATTCCGTAATGGTGATTGATATGAACGGATGCAAGGGAACATTAAACACTGTCGTTAACCAGGCGCCCGATGTGGTTGCTACAACCAGCGTGATTGCCCAGCCCAATTGCGGTTCGGCAAACGGAAGCGTAACAGTAATTCCTTCTGGAGGAAACGGAGGTCCCTATTCTTATTTATGGACGAATGCCGGAAATAAAACCACCCAGACAATTACCGGGTTGTTTGCAAAAACCTATACCGTGATTGTAACCGATGCTGCGGGCTGCACCAAGAAAGGAACTGCGGTGCTTAACAATGCCAATGCTCCCAGTTCATCGCCTGTTGTAACTCCTGTTAGTTGCAATAATATGTGCGATGGGCAAATTGCGCTCAACATCACCGGAGGAACATCTCCTTATTCGTATGCATGGTCTTTT